GGGACTGCTGGGCACCCTGGCCGCTGGGTCGCTGCAGAAGCTCAACGCGATAAAGAACATTCTGGCCCTGATCGTCAACGCCGTGGCCGCGGTGGTGTTCCTGATCTTCGCCCGCGAGCAGATCAACTGGCTGCTCGTGCTGCTGATCAGCGCCGGCGCTCTGCTGGGCGGCTTCGTGGGTGCGTCGGTGGGCAAGCGTCTAGCGCCGAACGTGTTGCGTGCGGTGATCATCGTCGTCGGAATCGTCGGCATCGTGAAGATCGTCTGGTTTCCCTAGCCCGCGACCTGCGGTGGGAGCTGACACGCTAATCCGCAGATAGCGTGTCAGATTCCGCCGCAGATGGGGCGCCCGGGCCGAAGAGCGGAAACAGACGCGTAACGCGAACCCGTTGTGCCGCGTAACACGGCGGGCATATCGTCCTCTAAATAAAGCGGTGCACCCGTCGCGCCGTTACCCCCGGCGCTTCCGTCGCGCCGCCACGAGTACGGCGCATCCCTCGCGCCGGCAGGAGGACTCTCGCTATGACGGCAACCAAGGACGCTCCAGATATCACGGTCAACAAGACCCACCCCCTCGAGCCGCTCTCCCGGGAGGAAGTCAGCGCGGCGTCGGCCATCATCAAGGCTGCGCCGCAGTGGAACGACGAATGCCGGTTCGTCTACCTCGAGTTGGACGAGCCCGACAAGGCACTCGTGACCAGCTGGCAGCCCGGCGACGAGTGGGACCGGTGCGCCTCGGCACTGCTGCGCGACCGCAAGAACCGGGCGACCTACGAGGTTGTCGCATCGCTCGACGCCGGCGAGGTCGTCTCCTGGGACACCGTCGAGGGCGTGCAGCCGCCGATGATGTTTGAGGAGTTCATGGCGTGCGAGGAAGCGGTGCGCGGTGACGAGCGCTGGCAGGAAGCGCTGCGTAAGCGCGGCGTTGAAGACTTCGCCCTGACCATGATCGACCCGTGGGCCGCTGGTTACACCAGCCCCGAGGACGACCCGGGCAAGCGGCGCATCGCCCGCCCGCTGACCTTCGTGCGCACCAGCGAGCACGACAACGGATACGCGCGTCCGGTCGAAGGCCTCATCGTCACGGTCGACCTCGACGAGATGAAGGTTGTCGATGTCGTCGACCACGGCGTCGTACCCCTGCCGAGCCAGCCGGGAAACTACTACTCCGACATGGTCTTCGACGAGGGCAACGTGCCGGCGTTCACCAAGGAACGCGAGGCGCTCAAGCCGCTGGAGATCACCCAGCCGCAGGGCCCGTCGTTCACCGTCGAGGGACACAAGATCACGTGGTCTAACTGGCAGCTGCGCCTCGGCTACACCCCGCGCGAGGGGCTGGTCATCTACGACGTCGCCTACAACGACAAGGGCACGCTGCGGCCGGTGCTCTATCGCGCCTCGCTGTCGGAGATGTACGTGCCGTACGGCGACCCCAACCCCACGCACTGGAACAAGAACGTCTTCGACGAGGGCGAATATGGGCTGGGGTGGCTAGCAAACTCGCTCGAGCTGGGCTGCGACTGCCTTGGCGAGATCACCTATCTCGATGCTGTCGTCAACGACCAGGACGGCAACCCGATGGTCATGAAGAATGCCATCTGCATGCACGAGGAGGACTACTCGATCGGCTGGAAGCACACCGACTTCCGTACCGAGCGCTCGCAGATGCAGCGCAACCGCCGGTTCGTCGTCTCCTTCATCGCCACCGTCGGCAACTACGAGTACTGCTTCTACTGGAACTTCTACCTCGACGGCTCGATCGAGTTCGAGATCAAGCTGACCGGCATCCTGTCGACCGGAGCCATCGAGCCGGGCACCAAGCCGGAGTTCGGCACCGTCGTGGCACCCGGCCTCTACGGCCCGAACCACGAGCACTACTTCAGCGTTCGGATGGACATGCGCGTCGACGGCGACCGCAACAACCTCTTTGAGGTCGACTCTGTCTCGGCTGCGCCTGGCCCGGACAATCCTCACAACAATGCCTGGCGTGCAGTCAAAACTCAGCTGTCGAGTGAGTCGGAGGCTCAGCGGCTGCCGAACTCGCTAGCGGCTCGCACGTGGCTCATCACCAGCGCAGACCAGACCTCGCCACTGGGCGAGCCGACCGGCTACAAGCTCGAGCCGGGTTCCTACTCCGCGCCGCTGTGGCAGGAAGGGTCCGAGCAGGCCGCGCGCGGTGGGTTTGCGACCAAGCAGCTCTGGGGTACGGCGTACGACCGCAGCCAGCGCTACGCCGCCGGCCAGTACGTCGCACAGAACCCAGGCGGAGACGGCCTTCCGGCGTACGTCGCGGGGGACCGCTCGCTCGTCGACTCCGACCTCGTCGTCTGGTACACGATGGGTGCGCACCACGTCGTTCGGCCTGAGGATTGGCCGGTCATGCCTGCCTCGAAGGTCGCGGTGCATCTGAAGCCGTTCGGGTTCTTCGATGGAAACCCGATGCTGGACCTGCCGGTGCAGCAGTCCTGTCACGGTGCCGAGGGCCAGGCTCAGGGATCCTGCGGATGTGAAGGCCACGGGGATGGCCACTGATGAGCTTGATCCGCCACGTGCCACCGACGCGGTAGCAGGCGACGGCCAGGAGCTATCGGCTCACGGCCTGCACGCCAACACCCTCAGCACCTACGAGCTGCTTGCCCAGTCGGTCGCCGGCATCGCGCCCAGCGCGGTGATGGCGACCGGGCCGGCGCTGGTCGCCCTCGGCGCGGGCGACTCGGTGCTCTACTCCTACATCGCCTCGACGATCGTGATGGTGCTCGTTGGCTGGTGCATCTCGCAGTTCGCCAAACGCGAGGGCGAGGACGGCACGCTGCTGACGTATGTGCGCCGCGCGTTCGGACCGGCCGCCGGGTTCGTCAGTGCCGTGGCGCTCTGTTTCGGCTACCTGTGCATCGCGATTGCCTGTGTGGCAGGCATTGTCATGTATGCGGCGCCGCTGCTTGCTCTCGTCGGCATCTCCGACGGGACGGCGTACGCCGTCATCCTCGCGGCGGTCGTCATGGTGCTGGCCATCTACACGATGATCCGCGGCGTGCACCTTTCGACGCGCATCGGGATGGCTCTGGAAGTGCTGTCGATCCTGGCGATCCTCGCCGTACTCGTTGCGGTGCTGGCAAAGTTCGGCCTCAACGCCGCGCCGCTGGAACCGTCAGACCTTGGCATCAGTGGCGTCACAGGCGGAATGGTGCTGGCGATCCTGGGCTACGTCGGGTTCGAGTCGGCCGCCAACCTTGGCACGGAGGCCAAGGACCAAGCCCATTCCGTGCCACGTGCCGTGATCGGCAGCGCTCTCGTGGTGGGCCTGCTCTATCTCTTCAGCGCGTACGCCGAGCTGCTCGGCTTCGGCGGTGGCGCTGGTCTGTCGGCGAGCACTGCACCGCTGAACGACCTCGCCACGAACGCCGGCGTCTCGCCGCTGGGCTACTTGGTCGATGTCGGTGCGGTGGCGTCGTTCTTCGCCTGTATCACCGGATCGTTGAACGCGGCGAGCCGGCTGACCTTCCAGATCGCCGAGGAGGGCTTCTTGCCGACCTCCTTTGGCAGAGCCCATCCAGAGCACATGACACCGCATCGCTCGATCGTGCTGCTCGGCGCGATTGCCGCTGTGCTGGCGATTGTCACCCTTCCCTGGCTGGGCCCGCTGCAGGTCTTCGGGGTGTTCGGCACCATCGGCACCTACGGCTACATGGTGTCCTACATCCTGGTCTCGTTTGGCGTGATCCGCTATCTCGCGCAGCGCCGCGCCAACCTAGTGTTGCCTGCGGTCATTGGCATCGTCGCCGGCGGTGCCTTGATCTTTGTGCTCGTGCGCAACGTATATCCGGCGCCGGCGTTTCCGTTCAACGTGCTGCCGTGGATCTTCCTCGCGTTCTTGATGATCACGGCCGCGTGGTACGTCGTAGGTGCGCGACGCGGGTCGAAGGAGGTCGGCACGCACATCACCTAGGCGCGCCGGCTGCACCGACGGAGAATCGGACGAATCGCTGGCGATCTAGCTGGGTACGAAGCCTGTCATCCAAGACGGTTACTACCCGGTGGTGATTTGCATGAGCACGTCCGTGGCCGACTATCTGCTCGACCGGCTTCGTGCCTGGCGAGTCGACCAGGTATTCGGCTATCCCGGCGATGGCATCAACGGAATCATCGGCGCCTTCGGTCGAGCCGATAACGACCCGAAGTTCATCCAGTCGCGCCATGAGGAGATGAGTGCCTTCGAGGCCGTCGGCTACGCGAAGTTCAGCGGCAACCTGGGCGTCTGTCTGGCTACATCGGGTCCTGGGGCGATCCACCTGCTCAATGGGTTGTACGACGCGAAGCTCGACCACGTCCCGATCCTGGCCATCGTCGGGCAGACTGACCGCTCGGCGATGGGTGGCAGCTATCAGCAGGAGGTGGACCTGCATTCGCTGTTCAAGGATGTTGCCAGCGACTACGTGCACACCGTGACGGTGCCCGAGCAGCTTCCTAACGTGCTTGACCGGGCGATCCGCACGGCCTTGAGCCGCAAAGCACCGACGGCGCTGATCATCCCGAACGACGTTCAGGAGCTGAAGTACTCGCCACCGGGACATGAGTTCAAAATGGTGCCGTCCAGTCTGGATCTCACCTGGCCGCAGGTCATCCCCGACGACACTGCCGTACGCCGTGCAGCGGAGGTCCTGAACGCGGGGGAGAAGGTGGCCATCCTCGTCGGTCAGGGGGCGCGTAGTGCCAGCGTGGAGGTGCAGCAGGTTGCCGAGCGACTGGGCGCCGGCGTTGCCAAGGCGCTGCTGGGCAAGGACGTGCTCAGCGACGAGATCCCTTATGTGACAGGGTCAATAGGCCTTCTCGGCACGCGCCCGACGTACGAGATGATGCGTGACTGCGACACCTTGCTGACGGTCGGTTCGAGTTTTCCCTACAGCCAGTTCCTGCCCGCGCTGGACCAGGCGCGTGCGGTCCAGATCGACAACGACGCCTCGCTGATCGGCATGCGCTACCCGTACGAGGTCAACGTCGTCGGCGACGCAGCGCCGACACTCCAGGCGCTGTTGCCGTTGCTCGATGAGCGGGCGGACAAGTCGTGGCAGGCAGATATCGAGTCGAAGGTTGCGCGCTGGTGGGAGACGATGGACAGCGAAGCCCACGTCGATGCCGACCCGATCAACCCCATGCGACTGTTTTCCGAGGCATCGCCGCGGCTGCCGGACGACGCGATCGTCATTGCTGACAGCGGGTCAGCAGCAGACTGGTATGCACGGCTGCTGCGGTTCCGCGGACATATGCGCGGCTCGCTGTCGGGCACGCTCGCCTCGATGGGCCCCGGTGTTCCCTACGCCATCGGCGCGAAGTTCGCCGCTTCCGACCGACCGGTCATTGTGTTCGAGGGCGACGGCGCGATGCAGATGAACGGCTTGGCCGAGCTCATCACCATCGCCCGCTACTGGCAGGAGTGGACAGACCCGCGACTGGTGATCGCCGTCCTGCACAACAACGACCTCAACCAGGTCACGTGGGAGCTGCGTGCGATGGGTGGCTCTCCGACGTTCATCGAGTCGCAGGCGCTGCCGAACGTTGACTATGCCGGGTTTGCAAGGTCGCTCGGGCTGGAGGCGCTGACGGTCATTGTCCCCGACGAGCTCGGCTTGGCATGGGACAAGGCGCTCTCTGCTGATCGTCCGACCGTACTTGACGTGCACTGTGACCCGAACGTCCCGCCGATCCCACCGCACGCGACGTTTGAGCAGGCCAGCAATGCGGCGCAGGCGTTGTTGCGAGGCGATGCCGAGGCGTGGGGCGTGGTCAAGCAGGGTGTCAAGACGAAGGTCCGGGAGATCTGGCCGGGCTCGTCGTCATGACCGCCTCAGCGGTGCGGCGGTGTTACGCCGCTGCACCGCTGAGGTCGTCGCGAAGGGTGGCGAGGATGCGACGCAGCACCCGAGAGACCTGCATCTGGGTGATTCCCACTTCGGAGCCGATCTCCTTCTGGGTCAGCTCGTCGTGGAAACGCAGGCGCAGGATGCGCTGATCACGTTCGGACAGGCGACTGATCGCCGGCGTCAGCAGCAATCGGTTCTCACTGTCAGCGTGTCCCGAGTCGTTGCCTTCCACGAGGTCGCCCACAGTCGTTGTCGTGTCGTCGCTGGCCGGACGGTCGAGTGACAACAGCGAGTAGTAGCCGTAGGCACAGTAGGTCTCGCCAAGCTCGGCCTCACTGACCCCGAGCTCCTCGCTGAGCTCACGGGTCGTTGGTTCGCGACCGAGGTCCTGAACGAGCTCGCCGTACGTCAGCTGGATCCTCGACTGAAGCTCCTGGATTCGCCTCGGCGGACGAATTGTCCAACCATGGTCGCGAAAGTAGCGCCTGATCTCGCCGCGAATCGTCGGAATCGCAAACGAGAGGAGGTCGCCTTCACGGCCGACGTCGAAGCGCCGTACCGCCAGGATCAGCCCCTCGTAGGCAACCTGACGTAGGTCTTCAAGGGGAACGCCGCGCCCGCTGTAGCGAGCGGCGATCTCCTCAGCGACGGTGGCATTGAGCAGCACTGCTTGCTGCCTGAACTCGTGTGCCGAGCGGTCATCCGCTGATGCGGATGCGGCCTCAAGCAGCTCACGGGTCCGCCGCCGCCGTTCATCGCCGGATAGCTGCCGCGATTGCTTCGCGCGCTCGGCGGAGGACATGGATGTGGGTTGTGCAGTGCCGGTGTTTGCTTTCGGCGCTCGAACGAAGGTCGAACTAGATGACACCATGGAAGCCTGCCCTACGGGTGGGATTCCGGTACGCCGTTGGTTCCAGCGTCAGAGGTGATATGCCGATGTGGTGCTCACGCTACACGGGAGAAGCGGTTCATGGGCTACAAGTTTTGAACTTCTTCACATCAAGAGCACATTGGTTGACCTGGCGTAGTGCAGCCGCATACGGGGTACGTGGTGAGCATGGCAGATCCGAAGACCGCTCAGGACGTCGCCAGCGATCTTCTCGATCGGCATAAGCGAACTTTCGCCGCCGAGGCCTCGATTAGGCTGCGTGACCGACCCAAGCCGCTCTACCAGCTGCTGGTGTTAACAACGCTGTCGGCGACCCGCATCTCAGCCGACATCGCGGTCGCGGCCGCGCGTGAGTTGTTTCGCGCGGGATTGCTTACACCGCAGCGAATGTTGGCATCATCCTGGCAGCACCGCGTCGATGCGCTCGGCCGGGCGCACTATAAGCGTTACGACGAGAGCACGGCGACGAAGCTCGCCGAGAGCGCGCAGTACCTACAAGACGAGTACTCGGGTGACCTTCGAGCACTGCGACCGGACTCCGCGGACGACGTCGCCGGCGTAGTCGACGCGCTAACTGGCTTCCCGCGCATCGGACCGACCGGCGCCGACATCTTCTGCCGTGAAGCGCAACAGGTATGGCCAGCGTTGTCGCCGTACTTCGACAAGCGCGCTCTGCGACGTGCGGGCAAGCTTGGCTTGCCGACCGAGCCGCGGCGGCTCGCCAAGCTGGCCCCTGACGGGGACGTCGCTCTGCTCGCCGCTGCGCTCGCTCGTGACGCGTAGTGCTACGGCGTGAACACCAGCTTGATCATGCCGTCGTCCTTGCGCTGGAAGGCGGCGTACGCCGATGGCGCGTCGCTTAACGGTGCGTGATGCGTCGCAAAACCCTCGAAACCAAGGGGGTCGGCGTTGTCGGTCGCCAGCGGCAGCAGATCGTCGATCCAGCGTCGGACGTTAGCCTGGCCCATCCGCAACGTGACTTGCTTGTCGAAGAGCGTCTTAAGGTCGACCGGATCCTTGGTGCCGGCGTAGACCCCGCTGAGTGAGATCGTTCCGCCACGACGAACCAGGGACACAGCGAGCTCGAAAGCACTCAGCCGATCGACGCCCGCGTGCTGCATCATCTGCCGGGCAACCGCATCCGGCAGAGCACCGGCGACCCACTGGGCGCCGCTGGCTATCGGTGAGCCGTGGGCCTCCAGACCTACCGCATCGAGCACTGCGTCGGCGCCGCGACCATCGGTTAGCTCACGCACCTGATCCAGCAGACCCTTCGTGCGCACGTCGATGACCTCCGCACCGATCGAAGCGGTGCGCTGCAGCCGAGCCGGAACGAGGTCAATGCCGATGACCCGGACGCCGCGGCGCAGCGCGATCCGGCACGCCATCTCACCGATCGGCCCGAGCCCGAGCACGACGAGGGTCTGGTCAGCGCCGACGCCGGCGTACTCGACGCCCTGCCAGGCGGTCGGCGCCACGTCGGACAAGAACACGAACCGGTCGTCTGGCGGTCCGTCCGGGACCTTGATGGGCCCGTAGTTGGCGTGCGGAACCCGAAGGTACTCCGCCTGGGCGCCGGGCACCGCGCCGTACATGTCGGTATAGCCAAACAATGCGGCGCCGGTTCCGTAGTCTCGGACCTGCGTGGTTTCGCATTGGGTCTGCAACCCACGCTGACACATAAAGCAATGACCACAGGCGATCTGGAACGGTACGACGACTCGGTCACCGACCTGAAGGTTAGTGACAGCCGATCCCTTCTCAACGACCCGGCCCATCGGCTCGTGGCCCAGGACGTCGCCTGGGTGCAAGAACGGACCAAATACCTCATACAGATGCAGGTCTGACCCGCAGAGCCCGGACGACGTGATCTCGATGATGGCATCGCCTGGATCTTCGATCCGCGGGTCAGCGACCTCTTCCACGGAGATCTCACGTTTGCCTTGCCAGGTGACAGCTCGCACGAATTCCTCCTCGCTACGTAGGGCGTCGCATGGAGTTACCCGCCCGAGCAGAGCGATAAACGAAGCGGCTAGCTCTCAGTGGGCGCGTCTTCGTCAGGTGTCGCCGGTGGAGCCGAGGTCAGGTTGGGGATCGATCGGGTGGTGACGATCTCGCGCGCCACGTCATTGAGCTTGCGGTTGAGGTTTTGCGAGAGGCGGCGCAGAAACGCGAACGACTGCTCGACGGTCAACCCGTAACGTTCGATCAAGATCCCTTGTGCCATACCGATTTCGTGACGTGAGCCGAGTGCTGCCTCCAGGCCGCTGACCAACCTCGCCGAACTCAGCGCGTTGGCAGCGTGTACGCCGTACAGCAGTGCCACCTCGAGTTCTGCCGGATCGGCGAACGCGCCACGTTTTGAGGAGTACATGTTGAGCGCGCCAAACGGTTTGCCCTTTGAGCGCAAGCAGACGCTAAGGAATGAGCGGACTCCATGCTCGAAGGCAGTCGGGCCCCAGCGCGGCCAGCGTTGGTCTTTCGACACATCGCTGCTGCGAAACCATTCGGCGCCATCGAGACCTT
The nucleotide sequence above comes from Epidermidibacterium keratini. Encoded proteins:
- a CDS encoding alcohol dehydrogenase catalytic domain-containing protein, with translation MRAVTWQGKREISVEEVADPRIEDPGDAIIEITSSGLCGSDLHLYEVFGPFLHPGDVLGHEPMGRVVEKGSAVTNLQVGDRVVVPFQIACGHCFMCQRGLQTQCETTQVRDYGTGAALFGYTDMYGAVPGAQAEYLRVPHANYGPIKVPDGPPDDRFVFLSDVAPTAWQGVEYAGVGADQTLVVLGLGPIGEMACRIALRRGVRVIGIDLVPARLQRTASIGAEVIDVRTKGLLDQVRELTDGRGADAVLDAVGLEAHGSPIASGAQWVAGALPDAVARQMMQHAGVDRLSAFELAVSLVRRGGTISLSGVYAGTKDPVDLKTLFDKQVTLRMGQANVRRWIDDLLPLATDNADPLGFEGFATHHAPLSDAPSAYAAFQRKDDGMIKLVFTP
- a CDS encoding sigma-70 family RNA polymerase sigma factor, with the translated sequence MSSAERAKQSRQLSGDERRRRTRELLEAASASADDRSAHEFRQQAVLLNATVAEEIAARYSGRGVPLEDLRQVAYEGLILAVRRFDVGREGDLLSFAIPTIRGEIRRYFRDHGWTIRPPRRIQELQSRIQLTYGELVQDLGREPTTRELSEELGVSEAELGETYCAYGYYSLLSLDRPASDDTTTTVGDLVEGNDSGHADSENRLLLTPAISRLSERDQRILRLRFHDELTQKEIGSEVGITQMQVSRVLRRILATLRDDLSGAAA
- a CDS encoding primary-amine oxidase gives rise to the protein MTATKDAPDITVNKTHPLEPLSREEVSAASAIIKAAPQWNDECRFVYLELDEPDKALVTSWQPGDEWDRCASALLRDRKNRATYEVVASLDAGEVVSWDTVEGVQPPMMFEEFMACEEAVRGDERWQEALRKRGVEDFALTMIDPWAAGYTSPEDDPGKRRIARPLTFVRTSEHDNGYARPVEGLIVTVDLDEMKVVDVVDHGVVPLPSQPGNYYSDMVFDEGNVPAFTKEREALKPLEITQPQGPSFTVEGHKITWSNWQLRLGYTPREGLVIYDVAYNDKGTLRPVLYRASLSEMYVPYGDPNPTHWNKNVFDEGEYGLGWLANSLELGCDCLGEITYLDAVVNDQDGNPMVMKNAICMHEEDYSIGWKHTDFRTERSQMQRNRRFVVSFIATVGNYEYCFYWNFYLDGSIEFEIKLTGILSTGAIEPGTKPEFGTVVAPGLYGPNHEHYFSVRMDMRVDGDRNNLFEVDSVSAAPGPDNPHNNAWRAVKTQLSSESEAQRLPNSLAARTWLITSADQTSPLGEPTGYKLEPGSYSAPLWQEGSEQAARGGFATKQLWGTAYDRSQRYAAGQYVAQNPGGDGLPAYVAGDRSLVDSDLVVWYTMGAHHVVRPEDWPVMPASKVAVHLKPFGFFDGNPMLDLPVQQSCHGAEGQAQGSCGCEGHGDGH
- a CDS encoding APC family permease, yielding MATDELDPPRATDAVAGDGQELSAHGLHANTLSTYELLAQSVAGIAPSAVMATGPALVALGAGDSVLYSYIASTIVMVLVGWCISQFAKREGEDGTLLTYVRRAFGPAAGFVSAVALCFGYLCIAIACVAGIVMYAAPLLALVGISDGTAYAVILAAVVMVLAIYTMIRGVHLSTRIGMALEVLSILAILAVLVAVLAKFGLNAAPLEPSDLGISGVTGGMVLAILGYVGFESAANLGTEAKDQAHSVPRAVIGSALVVGLLYLFSAYAELLGFGGGAGLSASTAPLNDLATNAGVSPLGYLVDVGAVASFFACITGSLNAASRLTFQIAEEGFLPTSFGRAHPEHMTPHRSIVLLGAIAAVLAIVTLPWLGPLQVFGVFGTIGTYGYMVSYILVSFGVIRYLAQRRANLVLPAVIGIVAGGALIFVLVRNVYPAPAFPFNVLPWIFLAFLMITAAWYVVGARRGSKEVGTHIT
- a CDS encoding GAF and ANTAR domain-containing protein; translation: MTTEPLGIEKLTQLARELQAEPDEAVTTQSVLLHALEIVADAEMASLTVRARRHTFQTLGATSSTAEQVDQGQYELGEGPCVASAEGLDGAEWFRSSDVSKDQRWPRWGPTAFEHGVRSFLSVCLRSKGKPFGALNMYSSKRGAFADPAELEVALLYGVHAANALSSARLVSGLEAALGSRHEIGMAQGILIERYGLTVEQSFAFLRRLSQNLNRKLNDVAREIVTTRSIPNLTSAPPATPDEDAPTES
- a CDS encoding HhH-GDP family DNA glycosylase, translating into MADPKTAQDVASDLLDRHKRTFAAEASIRLRDRPKPLYQLLVLTTLSATRISADIAVAAARELFRAGLLTPQRMLASSWQHRVDALGRAHYKRYDESTATKLAESAQYLQDEYSGDLRALRPDSADDVAGVVDALTGFPRIGPTGADIFCREAQQVWPALSPYFDKRALRRAGKLGLPTEPRRLAKLAPDGDVALLAAALARDA
- a CDS encoding thiamine pyrophosphate-requiring protein, coding for MSTSVADYLLDRLRAWRVDQVFGYPGDGINGIIGAFGRADNDPKFIQSRHEEMSAFEAVGYAKFSGNLGVCLATSGPGAIHLLNGLYDAKLDHVPILAIVGQTDRSAMGGSYQQEVDLHSLFKDVASDYVHTVTVPEQLPNVLDRAIRTALSRKAPTALIIPNDVQELKYSPPGHEFKMVPSSLDLTWPQVIPDDTAVRRAAEVLNAGEKVAILVGQGARSASVEVQQVAERLGAGVAKALLGKDVLSDEIPYVTGSIGLLGTRPTYEMMRDCDTLLTVGSSFPYSQFLPALDQARAVQIDNDASLIGMRYPYEVNVVGDAAPTLQALLPLLDERADKSWQADIESKVARWWETMDSEAHVDADPINPMRLFSEASPRLPDDAIVIADSGSAADWYARLLRFRGHMRGSLSGTLASMGPGVPYAIGAKFAASDRPVIVFEGDGAMQMNGLAELITIARYWQEWTDPRLVIAVLHNNDLNQVTWELRAMGGSPTFIESQALPNVDYAGFARSLGLEALTVIVPDELGLAWDKALSADRPTVLDVHCDPNVPPIPPHATFEQASNAAQALLRGDAEAWGVVKQGVKTKVREIWPGSSS